The following proteins are co-located in the Abditibacteriaceae bacterium genome:
- a CDS encoding O-acetylhomoserine aminocarboxypropyltransferase/cysteine synthase family protein, whose translation MKDQWKFETICLHGGHETDETTMSSAVPLYRTSAYKFKSAEHAANLFALKELGNIYTRLMNPTTDVLEKRVSMLEGAHPMAGLGLASGTSAVFYSIINLAQAGDNIVSARNLYGGTYTQFDTILPALGIEVRFVDSTNPENFAAQIDDKTRALFCESVSNPALEVSDLEAISQIAHAHGLPLIVDSTFSTPYLTRPLEHGADIVVHSLTKWLGGHGVGLGGIVIDSGKFDWKAGKHPLFDEPDRGYHGLRWGHDLPEMLAPLAYILRMRTVPLRNLGACIAPDNSWLFLQGIETLGLRMERHCENSLAVAKHLQNHPHVAWVRFPGLEGDPMYELNQKYLRGKGGAMVVFGIKKEGDAARAAGATFIESLQMFSHLANVGDAKSLAIHPATTTHSQLNPEQQASGGISPDLVRLSIGLENIDDILADLDQALAAATA comes from the coding sequence ATGAAAGATCAATGGAAGTTTGAAACCATTTGCTTGCACGGCGGCCATGAAACCGATGAAACGACGATGTCGAGTGCGGTACCGCTTTATCGCACCAGCGCTTACAAGTTCAAGAGCGCCGAACACGCTGCCAATTTGTTTGCGCTCAAAGAATTGGGCAACATCTACACGCGCCTGATGAACCCGACCACCGATGTGCTGGAAAAGCGCGTCAGTATGCTCGAAGGCGCGCATCCGATGGCCGGTCTGGGCCTCGCGTCGGGCACCTCGGCGGTGTTTTATTCGATTATCAACCTCGCTCAGGCGGGCGACAACATCGTTTCCGCACGCAATCTTTACGGCGGCACTTATACGCAATTCGACACCATTTTGCCCGCGCTCGGCATCGAAGTGCGCTTTGTCGATTCGACCAATCCTGAAAACTTCGCCGCGCAAATCGACGATAAAACGCGCGCCCTCTTTTGCGAATCGGTTTCAAATCCGGCGCTGGAGGTTTCCGATCTGGAAGCGATTTCCCAGATCGCCCACGCGCATGGCCTGCCGCTCATCGTGGACAGCACATTTTCCACGCCGTATCTGACGCGGCCTCTAGAACATGGCGCCGACATCGTGGTGCATTCGCTCACGAAATGGCTCGGTGGACACGGCGTCGGTTTGGGCGGCATCGTTATCGACAGCGGCAAGTTCGACTGGAAAGCCGGAAAGCACCCGCTATTCGACGAGCCGGATCGCGGCTATCACGGTTTACGCTGGGGCCATGACCTGCCCGAAATGCTGGCGCCGCTCGCCTATATTCTGCGGATGCGTACCGTCCCGCTTCGCAACCTCGGCGCCTGCATCGCGCCCGATAATTCGTGGCTGTTCCTGCAAGGTATCGAAACGCTCGGGCTGCGTATGGAACGGCATTGCGAAAATTCGCTCGCCGTTGCGAAGCATTTGCAAAATCATCCGCACGTCGCGTGGGTGCGTTTCCCCGGACTGGAAGGCGACCCAATGTACGAGCTGAACCAGAAATATCTGCGTGGCAAAGGCGGCGCGATGGTCGTCTTCGGCATCAAGAAAGAAGGCGACGCGGCACGCGCGGCGGGTGCAACCTTTATCGAATCGTTGCAGATGTTCTCGCATCTGGCGAACGTCGGCGATGCCAAAAGCCTCGCCATTCATCCGGCGACGACAACGCATTCGCAGCTCAATCCAGAGCAGCAGGCTTCTGGCGGAATTTCGCCCGACCTGGTGCGCTTGTCCATCGGCTTAGAAAATATCGACGACATTCTCGCCGATCTCGATCAGGCGCTCGCCGCAGCGACGGCTTAA
- a CDS encoding FG-GAP-like repeat-containing protein — MSILRGAVCFLVLGLAAPSQARPFRRSQKLLLRAPKPAGRFFPALKWRVTLGLEANTVPALADLDLDGALDIVFPSADNALYRLNANGDVRWRVPMGEGITAGVTLADVNRDGALDILLAVDRELRCYDANGKLQWRVHVDEKIQSFASVADLDGDGRVEILFGANDNRLRCVNGEGKPKWSFQCKSWVVGGASTADINGDGKLEVVFGSLDANIYCLDAKGKKVWVFSSKGWVQSSPVLADIDRDGGVDTVAYSDDGYLYCLSRRGTLKWRTRLAQAQEKADTEQVYPAVADLDGEGTLETVVALPDGTVTALTAFGERAWTHSLYGGTRAAPLIADLDNNGWQDIVLVSKEGEMTSLNTWGNAQWSVSLGQTIEATPLLADLNRNGKWEIYVANLMKESRDSGFFSSYEFSSKAGRALWATLKGDSFRTSTASNARDFGALAQRGGDYLSAFEPFGAGRRPQTGVLPPRRLVVTALPLEDTKGNRDGALDAGETALWRVRVSNSGRGPSFDTALTLDPGQTPLSLDRRGAFLGYLAPGATKTATFRLSAPALPQLLKQLENLRASGFRDVNATPEEATATNAKNDALAKKAALENRRTSRVLLAKTQQLKNASFQDISLRVTESGVLAAASRARVLNMPPLPPLLRVHERQILDTNSRLTSGNGNGRLDAGETVVLRMRIVNDNLTTAKNATAALRSGSTGVLVATPSTKLGTVVPYGGRWVSFSLRAARVASRGEVPLTLVTQSTGAPSHSQKISLPMGGGSLDTTPPTFTFSAPRSRIASVKAARFRITGNVFDSAGISVISFRGKSVPKASQRRDKQGRVHFSFNVPLKVGENVFPFSATDARGNSTSQWIRLIRKP; from the coding sequence TTGTCAATTCTTCGCGGTGCGGTGTGCTTTCTGGTGCTGGGACTCGCTGCGCCGTCTCAAGCGCGTCCGTTCCGACGTTCTCAAAAGTTGCTGCTGCGCGCGCCTAAACCGGCGGGCCGCTTCTTCCCCGCGCTCAAGTGGCGCGTGACGCTGGGGCTGGAAGCGAACACCGTTCCCGCTCTGGCCGACCTCGATCTCGATGGCGCGCTCGATATTGTGTTTCCCTCTGCCGACAACGCGCTTTATCGGCTCAACGCTAACGGCGATGTGCGCTGGCGCGTGCCGATGGGCGAAGGCATTACGGCAGGCGTGACTCTCGCCGATGTGAACCGCGACGGTGCACTCGACATTTTGCTGGCCGTTGACCGCGAACTGCGCTGCTACGATGCAAACGGCAAATTGCAGTGGCGCGTTCACGTCGATGAAAAGATTCAGTCGTTCGCCAGCGTCGCCGATTTGGATGGCGATGGCCGTGTCGAAATTCTCTTTGGTGCCAACGATAATCGTCTTCGCTGCGTCAATGGCGAAGGCAAGCCCAAGTGGAGTTTCCAGTGCAAAAGCTGGGTTGTCGGCGGCGCTTCAACAGCCGATATCAACGGCGATGGCAAGCTGGAAGTCGTTTTCGGTTCTCTCGACGCGAACATTTATTGTCTGGATGCCAAGGGCAAAAAAGTTTGGGTGTTCAGCAGCAAAGGCTGGGTTCAATCGTCGCCGGTTCTGGCCGACATCGACCGCGATGGCGGCGTTGATACCGTCGCATATTCCGACGATGGCTATCTTTATTGCCTGTCGCGGCGCGGCACTCTGAAATGGCGCACGCGTTTGGCGCAGGCGCAGGAAAAAGCCGACACCGAGCAGGTTTATCCCGCTGTCGCCGACTTGGATGGCGAAGGCACTCTGGAAACCGTCGTCGCTTTGCCCGATGGAACGGTCACCGCGCTTACGGCCTTTGGCGAACGCGCGTGGACTCATTCGCTTTACGGCGGTACACGCGCCGCGCCGCTCATCGCCGATTTGGATAACAACGGCTGGCAGGACATCGTTTTGGTTTCCAAAGAAGGCGAAATGACGAGCCTCAATACGTGGGGAAACGCGCAGTGGAGTGTTTCGCTGGGGCAAACCATCGAGGCGACGCCGCTCTTGGCCGACCTCAATCGTAACGGCAAATGGGAAATCTACGTCGCCAATTTGATGAAAGAATCGCGCGACAGCGGTTTCTTTTCGAGCTACGAATTTTCGAGCAAAGCCGGACGCGCTCTGTGGGCGACGCTCAAAGGCGATTCTTTCCGCACCTCGACAGCCAGCAACGCCCGCGATTTTGGCGCGCTTGCGCAACGCGGCGGCGATTATCTTTCGGCCTTCGAGCCATTTGGTGCCGGACGCCGTCCGCAAACCGGCGTTTTGCCTCCTCGTCGTTTGGTCGTAACGGCATTACCTTTGGAAGACACCAAAGGCAACCGCGACGGCGCGCTCGATGCCGGTGAAACCGCGCTCTGGCGGGTGCGCGTTTCCAATTCGGGGCGCGGGCCGTCGTTCGATACGGCTCTCACGCTCGACCCCGGCCAGACGCCGCTTTCACTCGACCGGCGCGGTGCGTTTCTCGGTTATCTCGCGCCCGGCGCAACCAAAACCGCAACATTCCGCCTAAGCGCACCCGCGCTGCCGCAGCTTCTGAAGCAATTGGAGAATCTGCGAGCCAGCGGTTTCCGCGATGTCAACGCAACTCCGGAAGAAGCGACCGCGACAAACGCCAAGAACGACGCGCTTGCCAAAAAAGCGGCCTTAGAGAATCGTCGCACCTCGCGTGTTTTGCTGGCGAAAACGCAGCAACTGAAAAATGCCAGCTTTCAAGATATCTCGCTGCGCGTGACGGAAAGCGGCGTATTGGCTGCCGCTTCGCGGGCGCGAGTTTTGAATATGCCGCCGTTGCCGCCGCTGCTGCGAGTTCACGAGCGCCAGATTCTTGACACCAACAGTCGTCTGACAAGCGGCAACGGCAATGGAAGATTAGATGCCGGTGAAACAGTCGTTTTGCGAATGCGTATCGTCAACGACAACCTAACGACGGCGAAAAACGCGACCGCCGCGCTCCGTTCCGGCTCAACCGGCGTTCTGGTCGCGACGCCATCGACAAAACTGGGAACTGTCGTTCCTTACGGCGGACGCTGGGTTTCGTTTTCGCTGCGGGCCGCGCGTGTCGCTTCACGCGGCGAAGTTCCTTTGACTCTCGTAACGCAAAGCACCGGAGCGCCGAGTCATTCGCAAAAGATTTCGCTGCCAATGGGCGGTGGATCGCTCGACACAACGCCGCCGACGTTTACATTTTCCGCGCCGCGCTCACGTATCGCTTCGGTGAAAGCCGCGCGTTTCCGCATCACGGGCAACGTCTTTGATAGCGCGGGAATTAGCGTGATTAGTTTTAGGGGCAAATCTGTTCCGAAAGCGTCGCAGCGCCGCGACAAGCAAGGGCGCGTGCATTTCTCATTCAATGTGCCGCTCAAAGTCGGCGAGAACGTCTTTCCGTTCTCTGCAACCGATGCGCGCGGCAACAGCACTTCTCAGTGGATTCGTTTGATACGCAAGCCTTGA
- a CDS encoding DUF4139 domain-containing protein yields MNKTFLLVALAFPLVAQAQNNEPIVNAPENGTVALSIPQSGNSLVVDSRAVTLPAGQTRLRFGNVGPRVENSLQIALPNARILTQSSLGGDSGADAVLQKSIGQRVTLRYTNSTVTGVLRQVRPFISVETAEGLHMERGTSFAVTIERLPADVLPQPVVEALAESAGTSGNAELRYLTTGLGWSASYRATLLGERLSLAAWATVANASNTNFRNARVSLVAAATAPTQSGPAFALPTPLDLQPNSSREVLLASFDNAAFTQDIVWRTATFGQGSSGQPRLTLSLEKGASVPLPAGALTVYSTGANGAPLLLNSGTLGPFSKGDDIRLALGEIPFVTVTRSIASQRRLNPKTNEFVIALALENSGSAPVTVRIVEPIPADAKVTASTKPPSQSQSGNLEFSITVPAKDNATLQYTVERPI; encoded by the coding sequence ATGAATAAAACATTTCTTCTTGTCGCGCTTGCTTTTCCGTTGGTAGCGCAGGCGCAGAACAACGAACCAATCGTCAATGCACCGGAGAATGGAACCGTGGCGCTTTCGATTCCCCAGAGCGGCAACTCGCTTGTGGTCGATTCGCGCGCTGTCACGCTTCCGGCAGGGCAGACGCGTTTGCGGTTTGGCAACGTCGGGCCTCGTGTCGAAAATAGCCTTCAAATCGCGCTGCCGAATGCACGCATCCTGACGCAAAGTTCGCTTGGCGGCGATAGCGGGGCTGATGCTGTGTTGCAAAAGAGCATTGGTCAGCGCGTCACGCTGCGTTACACAAATTCGACAGTTACTGGAGTTTTACGCCAGGTGCGACCGTTTATATCGGTGGAAACTGCCGAAGGCCTGCACATGGAGCGCGGGACATCGTTTGCGGTGACGATCGAGCGTTTGCCTGCCGATGTGCTGCCCCAGCCTGTTGTCGAAGCGCTCGCCGAAAGCGCGGGCACGAGTGGCAACGCCGAACTGCGCTATCTCACCACAGGGCTTGGCTGGAGCGCGTCGTATCGCGCGACGCTTCTTGGCGAGCGCTTATCGCTTGCGGCGTGGGCAACTGTTGCCAACGCGTCGAATACAAATTTTCGCAACGCGCGCGTGAGCCTTGTTGCAGCGGCAACAGCGCCGACGCAAAGTGGGCCGGCGTTCGCGCTTCCAACGCCTCTCGATTTACAGCCCAATTCCTCGCGCGAAGTCTTGCTAGCGTCGTTCGATAACGCTGCTTTCACTCAAGACATCGTGTGGCGAACAGCAACGTTTGGTCAAGGGTCCAGCGGCCAACCGCGTTTGACGCTTTCGCTTGAAAAGGGCGCGTCTGTGCCACTTCCCGCCGGAGCGCTCACCGTTTACAGCACCGGCGCGAACGGCGCGCCGCTTTTGCTGAACAGCGGCACGTTGGGGCCGTTCTCGAAGGGCGATGATATTCGGCTGGCGCTGGGCGAAATTCCGTTTGTCACTGTCACGCGCAGCATCGCCAGCCAGCGCCGCTTGAACCCGAAAACCAATGAGTTTGTGATTGCTCTCGCGCTAGAAAATTCGGGTTCAGCGCCGGTGACGGTGCGTATCGTCGAGCCGATTCCCGCTGATGCCAAAGTTACGGCGTCAACAAAACCGCCGTCGCAAAGCCAGAGCGGAAATCTGGAATTCTCGATAACCGTTCCCGCCAAAGATAACGCGACTTTGCAATACACCGTCGAACGCCCGATTTAA
- a CDS encoding homoserine O-acetyltransferase — protein sequence MLVETQLFTDEEPLRLRCGAQLPGFQLAYETHGTLNAARDNAVLLFHAMTGSHHAAGETPAVAGVDGRWTGEMQSGWWDGFIGPGRAIDTHKFFVICANYLGGCYGSTGPASPRENGEPWSADFPCIRLADIVDSQLRLVDSLGIKTLHAAIGASVGGLLALSLATRYPARVRNVVPIACGIETTIYQRIINFEQINAIESDANFRGGHYADAPPNAGLALARRIAHKTFVSQEALRERARGEIVTQTPPFGWYAINSAIESYMLHQGHKFTARFDANSYLRILDAWQWFDLVREAGAESFDDVFARCRGQKFLVFSIDSDLAFRPEEQQKLVDFLQRADVDALWITVHSEKGHDSFLLEPRLYAPHLRALLDGE from the coding sequence ATGCTCGTCGAAACCCAACTCTTCACCGATGAAGAACCGCTGCGTTTACGATGCGGCGCGCAACTGCCCGGTTTTCAGCTTGCGTATGAAACCCACGGGACGCTCAACGCCGCGCGCGACAACGCGGTTTTGCTCTTCCACGCGATGACTGGCAGTCATCACGCGGCGGGCGAAACTCCGGCAGTTGCGGGCGTCGATGGGCGCTGGACGGGTGAGATGCAAAGCGGCTGGTGGGACGGTTTCATCGGGCCGGGCCGCGCTATCGATACCCATAAATTCTTCGTGATTTGTGCGAATTACCTCGGTGGCTGCTACGGCTCGACGGGCCCCGCGTCCCCTCGCGAAAATGGCGAACCTTGGAGCGCGGATTTTCCCTGCATCCGACTCGCAGATATTGTCGATTCGCAGTTGCGTCTCGTCGATTCGCTCGGTATCAAAACGCTGCACGCGGCGATTGGCGCAAGCGTCGGCGGGTTGTTAGCTCTCAGCTTGGCGACGCGCTATCCGGCACGCGTGCGAAACGTGGTGCCGATTGCGTGCGGCATCGAAACCACGATTTACCAGCGCATCATCAACTTCGAGCAAATCAACGCGATCGAAAGCGACGCGAATTTTCGGGGCGGCCATTACGCGGACGCTCCGCCGAATGCGGGGCTTGCACTCGCGCGGCGCATCGCGCACAAAACATTTGTTTCGCAAGAGGCCCTGCGCGAACGGGCGCGCGGCGAAATCGTGACCCAAACGCCGCCGTTCGGTTGGTACGCGATTAATTCGGCCATCGAAAGTTACATGCTGCACCAAGGCCACAAATTCACCGCGCGCTTTGATGCCAATTCGTATTTGCGCATTCTCGATGCGTGGCAGTGGTTCGATTTGGTGCGTGAAGCAGGAGCCGAAAGCTTCGACGACGTTTTCGCGCGCTGCCGCGGCCAGAAGTTTCTGGTTTTCAGCATCGATTCCGACCTCGCATTTCGCCCTGAAGAGCAGCAAAAACTCGTGGACTTTTTGCAGCGCGCCGATGTCGATGCGCTGTGGATTACGGTTCATTCCGAAAAGGGCCACGATTCGTTCTTGTTAGAGCCGCGACTTTACGCGCCGCATCTGCGCGCACTTCTCGATGGCGAATAA